The Echinicola rosea genome has a segment encoding these proteins:
- the trpC gene encoding indole-3-glycerol phosphate synthase TrpC, protein MNILDKIIAHKKEEVAERKSLVPTKLLERSVFFDNKVVSMKKYVTHPEKTGIIAEFKRKSPSKGTINSAAKVEKTSIGYMQSGASALSILTDKEFFGGSNEDLITARKFNFCPILRKDFMVDEYQIVEAKSIGADCILLIAAALEPKRLEELAAFAHQLGLEVLMEVHDQEELDRSLNDQLDLVGVNNRSLKTFDVSLDTSYSLVDKIPDQFVKISESGISDPQTLVDLKKGGFDGFLIGENFMKSIRPHQAAYNFMNKYRELSPDFKTTAV, encoded by the coding sequence ATGAATATCCTGGACAAGATCATCGCACACAAAAAAGAAGAGGTAGCCGAGCGAAAGAGCTTAGTGCCTACCAAGTTGTTGGAAAGGAGTGTTTTTTTTGACAACAAGGTAGTCTCCATGAAGAAATACGTGACTCACCCCGAGAAAACCGGCATTATTGCTGAATTTAAAAGAAAGTCACCCTCCAAAGGTACTATCAACAGCGCTGCCAAAGTGGAGAAGACCAGCATTGGCTATATGCAGTCAGGAGCCTCGGCACTTTCCATTTTGACGGACAAGGAGTTTTTTGGCGGTTCCAATGAGGACCTGATTACCGCTAGGAAGTTTAACTTTTGTCCGATTCTCAGAAAGGATTTTATGGTGGATGAATATCAAATAGTAGAAGCTAAATCGATAGGGGCTGATTGTATCCTGTTGATTGCTGCTGCGCTGGAACCGAAGCGGTTGGAGGAGCTGGCAGCCTTTGCCCATCAGTTAGGGCTGGAAGTACTGATGGAGGTGCACGATCAGGAGGAGCTGGACCGGTCACTGAACGATCAGTTGGATTTGGTAGGGGTAAACAATAGAAGTCTAAAGACTTTTGATGTGTCACTGGATACATCTTACAGCTTGGTGGATAAAATTCCTGATCAATTTGTGAAAATCTCTGAGAGTGGAATCTCTGATCCCCAGACCTTGGTGGACTTAAAGAAAGGTGGATTTGATGGGTTCTTGATCGGAGAGAATTTTATGAAATCCATCCGACCGCACCAGGCAGCCTATAATTTTATGAACAAATACCGGGAGCTAAGTCCGGATTTCAAAACGACGGCAGTTTGA
- a CDS encoding phosphoribosylanthranilate isomerase encodes MLVKVCGMRDTENIRELDEKVQPDLMGMIFYPKSSRYVADAATIPSTKAAKVGVFVNTPVAEIVAKVNAFGLAYVQLHGDEDVAFVEELKKQSPADLIKVFRVTAEVDWSYLKCFEPYVAYFLFDTETKGYGGSGRQFNWELLGKYPLQKPFLLSGGIQEESVVEIQQLQQKQPKMAGVDINSKFELHSAFKDVNKVARFVTALQ; translated from the coding sequence ATGTTGGTGAAAGTGTGCGGCATGCGTGATACGGAAAATATCAGGGAACTTGATGAAAAAGTCCAGCCAGACCTGATGGGGATGATATTTTATCCTAAATCCTCTCGGTATGTTGCTGATGCTGCCACTATTCCTTCTACCAAAGCCGCCAAGGTAGGTGTGTTCGTGAATACGCCTGTCGCCGAAATCGTAGCCAAAGTCAATGCATTTGGTCTGGCTTACGTCCAGCTTCATGGGGATGAAGATGTGGCTTTTGTGGAGGAATTGAAGAAACAGTCTCCTGCTGATCTCATTAAGGTCTTTAGGGTTACTGCGGAGGTTGATTGGAGCTATTTAAAATGCTTTGAGCCGTACGTAGCCTATTTTCTGTTCGATACGGAAACGAAAGGGTACGGCGGATCAGGGAGACAGTTCAATTGGGAGCTTTTGGGAAAATACCCGTTGCAAAAGCCGTTTTTGCTCAGTGGAGGGATTCAAGAGGAAAGTGTCGTCGAAATCCAGCAACTACAGCAAAAACAACCTAAGATGGCAGGGGTTGATATCAATTCTAAATTTGAGCTTCATTCAGCTTTTAAAGATGTGAACAAAGTTGCCCGTTTTGTAACGGCGTTACAATAA
- the trpB gene encoding tryptophan synthase subunit beta, translating into MVKVDEKGFYGKFGGAYIPEMLYPNVEELRTNYEKITESDEFKDEFHALLKDYVGRPTPLYFAKRLSEQYGAKIYLKREDLCHTGAHKVNNTIGQIILAKKLGKKRIIAETGAGQHGVATATVCALMGMECTVFMGAIDMERQKPNVERMRILGAKVVPATSGSQTLKDATNEALRQWINNPVDTHYIIGSVVGPHPYPEMVARFQSVISEEIKNQLKEKEGKEDPDLVIACVGGGSNAAGAFYHYYNTPSVRLIAVEAAGLGIASGKSAATTVLGTPGVLHGSKTLLMQTEDGQVVEPHSISAGLDYPGIGPVHAHLFDSKRGEFFAVEDEDAMKAGVELSRLEGIIPAVESAHALSVLKQVKYNASDVIVINLSGRGDKDLETYIKWGGY; encoded by the coding sequence ATGGTTAAAGTAGATGAAAAAGGGTTCTATGGGAAATTTGGGGGAGCTTATATTCCCGAAATGCTCTATCCCAATGTGGAAGAGCTTAGGACCAATTATGAAAAAATCACGGAATCGGATGAATTCAAGGATGAATTTCACGCGCTTCTGAAAGACTATGTAGGACGTCCAACACCATTGTATTTTGCCAAGCGGCTGTCTGAGCAATATGGTGCAAAAATCTATCTCAAGCGGGAAGATCTATGTCATACAGGAGCACATAAGGTGAACAATACCATAGGCCAGATTATTTTGGCGAAGAAACTGGGCAAGAAACGCATCATCGCCGAAACCGGAGCTGGCCAACATGGGGTGGCTACGGCGACCGTTTGTGCCTTGATGGGGATGGAATGTACGGTCTTTATGGGCGCCATTGACATGGAGCGCCAAAAGCCTAATGTGGAGCGGATGCGCATTTTGGGAGCAAAAGTGGTGCCCGCCACTTCTGGAAGCCAGACCTTAAAAGATGCGACCAACGAGGCGCTGAGGCAATGGATCAATAATCCTGTGGACACGCATTACATCATTGGTTCTGTCGTGGGGCCTCATCCTTATCCTGAGATGGTGGCACGGTTCCAATCCGTGATCAGTGAAGAGATCAAGAATCAGCTAAAAGAGAAGGAAGGCAAAGAAGATCCTGATTTGGTGATTGCCTGTGTAGGCGGGGGGAGTAATGCGGCTGGAGCTTTTTACCACTACTATAATACTCCTTCTGTTAGGTTAATTGCTGTCGAGGCCGCAGGACTAGGCATAGCATCGGGGAAATCCGCAGCGACCACAGTGTTGGGTACACCGGGAGTTTTGCACGGCAGTAAGACCCTGCTGATGCAGACAGAAGACGGGCAGGTGGTAGAGCCACATTCGATATCTGCTGGGTTGGATTATCCGGGTATCGGGCCTGTCCATGCGCATTTATTTGATTCCAAAAGAGGTGAGTTCTTTGCTGTGGAGGATGAGGATGCGATGAAAGCAGGAGTGGAGCTTAGCAGGTTGGAAGGGATCATTCCCGCTGTCGAATCTGCACATGCACTTTCCGTTTTGAAGCAGGTGAAGTATAATGCCAGCGATGTGATCGTAATCAACCTTTCTGGAAGAGGAGATAAAGACCTGGAAACATACATCAAGTGGGGAGGATACTGA
- the trpA gene encoding tryptophan synthase subunit alpha translates to MNRIDQLFKDKKENILSIYFTAGFPKLDDTLHIMEAIEEAGADIIEVGMPYSDPVADGPTIQESNKTALDNGMNMKKMFQQLGTMRESVGIPVVLMGYLNPILQYGIEAFCKKCKEVGVDGLIVPDLPIQQYQDDYKALFDQYNLRNTFLISPQTSESRIREIDQQSDGFIYMVSSHSITGAKSGISDEQEAYFEKVKNMNLKNPRLIGFGISDHATFSKASAYSHGAIIGSAFIKVLRGAKDLRADIKSYIQGVKQG, encoded by the coding sequence ATGAACCGAATAGATCAATTATTTAAAGACAAGAAAGAAAATATTCTTTCCATATATTTTACGGCAGGTTTTCCCAAGTTGGATGATACACTCCATATCATGGAAGCCATAGAAGAGGCTGGTGCAGACATCATCGAAGTAGGCATGCCCTATTCTGATCCAGTAGCCGATGGCCCTACGATCCAAGAGAGTAACAAAACCGCATTGGATAATGGGATGAACATGAAAAAGATGTTTCAGCAGTTGGGTACAATGCGCGAAAGTGTAGGCATTCCCGTGGTGCTGATGGGTTATCTAAATCCGATTTTGCAATATGGGATTGAAGCATTTTGTAAGAAATGTAAGGAAGTGGGCGTGGATGGTTTGATCGTTCCGGATTTACCTATACAGCAATACCAAGATGATTATAAAGCGTTGTTTGATCAGTATAACCTGAGAAACACCTTCCTTATTTCTCCGCAGACCAGTGAAAGCAGGATCCGGGAAATCGACCAGCAGTCCGATGGGTTTATCTATATGGTCTCATCCCACAGTATCACTGGGGCAAAGTCCGGTATTTCTGATGAGCAGGAGGCGTATTTTGAAAAGGTCAAAAACATGAACCTAAAGAATCCTCGTTTGATAGGGTTTGGCATTTCAGACCATGCCACATTTTCAAAGGCTTCGGCCTACAGTCATGGGGCTATTATCGGCAGTGCTTTCATCAAGGTGCTGAGAGGTGCCAAAGACCTTAGGGCAGATATCAAAAGTTATATTCAAGGGGTAAAACAGGGATAG
- the aroF gene encoding 3-deoxy-7-phosphoheptulonate synthase, with amino-acid sequence MIIQVKQGITEAQKESLIKEINQVGYKITEVTTQMGTYLVGIGSAEFDIRKFGHHEGIQDIHIVSDAYKLVSKKWKVNPTSIDLGDGVFIKEGDMAVMAGPCSIESEEQIVKVIDHLKANDIKIMRGGVYKPRSSPYAFRGLGIEGLKLWHELASKAGIKIITEVMQVSQIEEMMDYVDVFQVGARNTQNFNLLDELGKVDKPVMIKRGISGTIEELLQSAEYVFSGGNEKLILCERGIRTYEKATRNTLDLNAVPVLKDKSHLPVVVDPSHGIGIRKFVHQMALAGVMAGADGIIYEAHEIPEKAYSDGQQTLDFAQSAQLASQIRQTFAMRKTFDLL; translated from the coding sequence ATGATCATACAAGTAAAGCAGGGCATCACTGAAGCGCAAAAGGAGAGCCTGATCAAGGAAATCAATCAAGTAGGGTACAAAATCACGGAAGTGACCACCCAAATGGGAACGTACCTAGTGGGAATCGGTAGTGCGGAGTTTGATATTCGTAAATTTGGACACCATGAGGGTATTCAGGATATCCATATCGTGTCCGATGCCTACAAATTGGTTTCTAAAAAGTGGAAAGTAAACCCCACTTCCATAGACCTGGGCGACGGGGTATTTATCAAGGAAGGTGATATGGCTGTGATGGCAGGCCCTTGCTCGATCGAGAGTGAGGAGCAAATCGTAAAAGTGATCGACCACCTGAAGGCCAATGATATCAAGATCATGCGTGGTGGAGTATATAAGCCTCGAAGCAGTCCTTATGCATTCCGTGGATTGGGGATCGAGGGACTGAAGCTATGGCATGAATTGGCCAGTAAAGCTGGGATCAAGATTATCACAGAGGTGATGCAGGTTTCGCAGATCGAGGAGATGATGGATTATGTGGACGTATTCCAAGTTGGTGCCAGAAATACACAAAATTTTAACCTGTTGGATGAATTGGGGAAAGTAGATAAACCCGTTATGATCAAGCGGGGGATTTCCGGTACGATCGAAGAGTTGCTACAGTCAGCAGAGTATGTCTTTTCGGGTGGCAATGAAAAGCTCATCCTATGTGAGCGAGGCATTAGGACGTATGAAAAAGCCACCAGGAATACCTTGGACCTTAATGCCGTGCCCGTGCTGAAGGACAAGTCCCATCTTCCCGTGGTGGTGGATCCATCCCATGGGATCGGTATCCGTAAATTTGTCCACCAAATGGCTTTGGCTGGGGTGATGGCCGGAGCGGACGGCATTATCTATGAAGCGCATGAAATCCCGGAAAAGGCCTATTCAGACGGTCAGCAGACACTGGATTTCGCCCAAAGTGCCCAATTGGCCAGCCAGATCAGGCAGACGTTTGCGATGAGAAAGACGTTTGATTTGTTATAA
- a CDS encoding phenylalanine 4-monooxygenase encodes MAGKPADWVFQDPRLNEMHQDYSAYTEEDFAVWKTLYERQIVNLPKAASQAYLDGIKKINFSADRIADFAEVNRILSKSTGWGVQVVPGLIDDDLFFGLLKNKQFPSSTWLRKMEQLDYLEEPDMFHDAFAHMPLLTNQPYVDFLQDLSGIALKYIDDKWAIHLLSRIYWFTIEFGLIREKGELRIYGAGILSSAGETKFSLSDDPDHIDYDVRRIMQTPYWKNKFQDKYFVIESYEQLYNSIPEIEKVLAEELIASEGAGNES; translated from the coding sequence ATGGCAGGTAAACCAGCTGATTGGGTCTTCCAAGACCCTCGATTAAATGAAATGCATCAGGATTATAGTGCATATACCGAAGAGGATTTTGCAGTATGGAAAACCCTTTACGAACGGCAGATTGTGAACCTTCCCAAAGCTGCTTCACAGGCCTATCTGGACGGTATCAAGAAGATCAACTTTAGTGCTGACCGCATTGCCGATTTTGCTGAAGTAAATCGGATTTTGAGCAAGTCTACGGGCTGGGGAGTGCAGGTAGTGCCGGGATTGATTGACGATGATTTGTTTTTTGGTTTGCTGAAAAACAAGCAGTTTCCCTCTTCGACATGGCTGCGTAAAATGGAACAGTTGGATTATTTGGAAGAGCCGGACATGTTCCATGATGCCTTTGCGCACATGCCACTGCTCACCAACCAGCCATATGTTGATTTTTTGCAGGATCTTAGTGGAATTGCCCTTAAGTACATTGACGATAAGTGGGCGATTCATTTGCTGTCGAGGATCTATTGGTTTACCATTGAATTTGGATTGATCCGTGAGAAAGGGGAACTAAGGATATATGGAGCAGGGATTTTGAGCTCTGCCGGTGAAACCAAATTCAGCCTTTCTGATGATCCTGACCATATCGATTATGATGTCAGAAGGATCATGCAGACGCCTTATTGGAAGAATAAGTTTCAAGACAAGTATTTTGTGATAGAAAGTTATGAGCAATTATATAATTCCATTCCAGAGATTGAGAAAGTCCTGGCAGAAGAGCTGATCGCCAGTGAAGGAGCTGGAAACGAGTCATAA
- the hisH gene encoding imidazole glycerol phosphate synthase subunit HisH codes for MDVAIIKYNSGNVLSVLYALERLGINAKLTDDVEEIQKADKVIFPGQGEASSAMRYLRERKLDQLIKELKQPFFGICLGQQLLCEYSEENDTECLGIFPVKVKKFPLMDKVPHVGWNSLQDTKGELLNGVNAHDYVYYVHSYFAEIHPEFTVAKTHYIADFSALLHKDNFYAMQAHPEKSSHSGQKILTNFLNL; via the coding sequence ATGGATGTAGCCATTATAAAATATAATTCCGGGAATGTGCTGTCGGTGCTATATGCTCTGGAGCGTCTCGGGATCAATGCCAAGCTGACCGATGATGTGGAGGAGATCCAAAAAGCCGACAAGGTGATTTTTCCCGGGCAGGGGGAAGCCAGTTCGGCCATGCGGTACCTTCGTGAGCGAAAGCTTGACCAGCTGATCAAAGAGCTGAAGCAGCCCTTTTTTGGAATTTGCTTGGGGCAGCAGCTGTTGTGTGAATATTCCGAGGAAAATGATACCGAGTGTTTGGGGATATTTCCCGTGAAAGTGAAGAAATTCCCGCTAATGGACAAAGTGCCCCATGTAGGCTGGAATAGCCTTCAGGATACAAAAGGCGAGTTGTTGAATGGTGTTAATGCGCATGATTATGTTTACTATGTGCACAGCTATTTTGCTGAAATCCATCCAGAGTTTACCGTTGCGAAAACCCATTATATAGCGGATTTTAGTGCGCTATTGCATAAGGATAATTTTTATGCGATGCAGGCCCACCCTGAAAAAAGCAGCCATTCTGGCCAAAAAATATTAACCAACTTCTTGAATTTGTAG
- the hisA gene encoding 1-(5-phosphoribosyl)-5-[(5-phosphoribosylamino)methylideneamino]imidazole-4-carboxamide isomerase, producing the protein MEIIPAIDIIGGKCVRLTQGDYGQKKEYADHPLEVAKKFEQAGIKRLHLVDLDGAKAKTIVNKAVLESISSNTSLKVDFGGGVQSDETIQMAFDAGASQVTGGSIAVKNPELFEGWLGKYGSEKIILGSDAKSRKIAISGWEETTEADVVDFIKAYHAKGARYVICTDVAKDGLLQGPSVDLYKEIIQEIPGIQLIASGGVAEVKDLEELEKIGVFGTIVGKAFYEGRISLEQLAAFVI; encoded by the coding sequence ATGGAGATTATTCCAGCAATAGATATTATCGGGGGCAAATGTGTCCGTTTGACCCAGGGAGATTATGGACAGAAAAAAGAGTACGCAGACCATCCGCTAGAAGTCGCCAAAAAGTTTGAGCAAGCAGGCATCAAACGGCTTCATTTGGTGGATTTGGATGGTGCAAAAGCAAAGACCATTGTAAACAAAGCTGTGCTGGAGAGCATTTCCTCCAATACTTCATTGAAGGTAGATTTTGGAGGAGGTGTACAATCGGACGAGACCATCCAAATGGCTTTTGATGCGGGTGCAAGCCAGGTGACAGGAGGGAGTATTGCGGTAAAGAACCCGGAGCTGTTTGAAGGCTGGTTAGGGAAATACGGTTCCGAGAAGATCATTTTGGGATCAGACGCCAAAAGCAGGAAAATCGCCATCAGTGGCTGGGAAGAAACTACGGAAGCCGATGTGGTGGATTTTATCAAGGCCTATCACGCGAAAGGAGCACGATATGTGATCTGTACGGATGTAGCTAAAGATGGTTTGCTCCAAGGGCCATCAGTGGATCTGTACAAGGAAATTATCCAAGAGATACCCGGGATTCAGCTGATTGCCAGTGGTGGTGTTGCGGAAGTGAAGGATTTGGAAGAACTGGAGAAGATTGGTGTGTTTGGCACCATAGTAGGCAAAGCGTTTTATGAAGGGCGGATTAGCCTTGAGCAATTAGCGGCTTTTGTAATATAG
- the hisF gene encoding imidazole glycerol phosphate synthase subunit HisF has product MLTKRIIPCLDIKEGRTVKGVNFVDLRDAGDPVELAKVYSDEGADELVFLDITATVDKRKTLAELVTRVAKAINIPFTVGGGISTVEDVKVLLNAGADKISINSAAVKRPIVIDEMAAEFGSQCIVVAIDTRNVDGVDLVHTHGGRKPTTIQTQAWAKEVADRGAGEILLTSMDHDGTKGGFADGLTSEISTALTIPVIASGGAGSMPHFKDVFTGGKADAALAASIFHFKEIGISELKHYLAGEGVTMRI; this is encoded by the coding sequence ATGTTGACAAAAAGAATAATACCTTGCCTGGATATCAAAGAAGGGCGCACGGTAAAGGGAGTGAATTTTGTGGATTTGCGCGATGCCGGTGATCCAGTGGAGTTGGCCAAGGTCTATTCTGACGAAGGGGCTGATGAGTTAGTGTTTTTGGATATTACCGCTACGGTGGATAAACGGAAAACATTGGCTGAATTGGTGACGCGAGTAGCCAAAGCCATTAATATACCTTTTACCGTAGGTGGAGGAATATCCACGGTAGAGGATGTCAAGGTGCTCCTAAATGCCGGTGCCGATAAGATAAGCATCAACTCTGCCGCTGTCAAAAGACCAATAGTCATTGATGAAATGGCTGCTGAGTTTGGTAGCCAATGTATTGTGGTGGCCATTGATACCCGAAATGTGGACGGGGTGGATCTTGTACATACCCATGGTGGAAGAAAACCCACCACTATCCAAACCCAGGCTTGGGCAAAAGAGGTGGCGGACAGAGGTGCAGGAGAGATACTCCTGACCAGTATGGATCATGACGGTACCAAGGGTGGATTTGCCGATGGGCTGACCAGTGAAATTTCAACAGCGCTGACCATTCCAGTGATTGCTTCAGGAGGGGCAGGATCCATGCCGCATTTCAAGGATGTTTTTACAGGAGGAAAGGCCGATGCTGCTTTGGCGGCCAGTATTTTCCACTTTAAGGAAATCGGTATTTCTGAACTGAAACATTATTTGGCTGGAGAGGGAGTGACGATGAGGATATGA
- the hisIE gene encoding bifunctional phosphoribosyl-AMP cyclohydrolase/phosphoribosyl-ATP diphosphatase HisIE produces MKDININFEKVNGLVPAIIQDANTNKVLMLGYMNEEALQKTQESGKVTFFSRTKQRLWTKGETSGNFMHVQSIKVDCDNDTLLVKANPVGPVCHTGADTCFDEENASKTAFIDHLRGIIKDRKNNPSDSSYTASLFAKGINKVAQKVGEEAVEIVIEAKDDHKDLFMGEAADLLFHYLVLLEAKGYELDEVMDVLIQRHKG; encoded by the coding sequence ATGAAAGATATAAACATCAATTTTGAAAAAGTAAATGGCTTGGTGCCCGCCATCATCCAAGATGCGAATACCAATAAGGTGCTTATGCTGGGGTATATGAATGAAGAAGCACTTCAAAAAACCCAAGAAAGTGGAAAAGTGACCTTTTTCAGCAGGACCAAGCAGCGCCTATGGACCAAAGGAGAGACCTCAGGGAATTTCATGCATGTCCAATCCATTAAAGTAGATTGTGATAATGACACCTTATTGGTGAAGGCGAATCCTGTCGGACCGGTGTGCCATACCGGAGCGGACACTTGCTTTGATGAAGAAAATGCCTCCAAGACTGCTTTTATCGACCATTTACGAGGCATTATCAAAGACCGTAAAAACAACCCTTCTGACTCATCCTATACCGCTTCACTTTTTGCCAAAGGCATCAATAAAGTAGCCCAAAAAGTAGGAGAAGAGGCAGTAGAAATTGTCATTGAAGCCAAGGATGACCACAAAGACCTTTTTATGGGAGAAGCAGCGGATTTGCTTTTTCACTATCTAGTGCTCCTTGAGGCCAAAGGCTATGAATTGGATGAGGTAATGGATGTGTTGATCCAGCGCCATAAGGGGTGA
- a CDS encoding S41 family peptidase, translated as MKKAALSFMSRFFLLSMLVMSVTACQDDLDDPRFTDSIVKAGIYASMGEWYFWNDKMPAKVELDAYTTYEDLLEALKYQELDRWSYLTTPDAFDKAFTGQNIGHGFGWGLAEDGNLYLTFVYDDAPAGKDGWKRGWKITRVNGKPIDDYKTNTGYNFQLGPAESGISNTFTFELPDGTTSTRTNSKAAYQANSILHQSTIAVNGKKTGYLVYNSFKATAGLKPTQSTEVEEALNKLEEEGISELVIDLRYNGGGSVRVAEQLMNRIIPGVADGSIMYTDQHNHNKREMNEHVYFKKKGNLSLNRIFFITSEGSASASELTINCLTPYMDVKLVGQKTYGKPVGAFPISDFNKHLKERNVELVPITFSTANADGTASYFDGFPVDYEAIDGISYDWGDPAEPRLAAALHYIETGSFPALSRKKPLPPSWLMIDDFEGLEKEFPVY; from the coding sequence ATGAAAAAAGCTGCCCTTTCGTTTATGAGTAGGTTTTTCCTACTTTCCATGTTGGTCATGTCTGTGACTGCTTGCCAAGATGACCTCGATGATCCTCGATTTACGGACAGCATCGTAAAGGCGGGCATTTACGCCAGTATGGGGGAATGGTACTTTTGGAACGACAAGATGCCTGCCAAAGTGGAACTTGACGCTTACACTACGTATGAGGACCTTTTGGAAGCCTTAAAATACCAAGAATTGGATCGATGGTCGTACCTGACGACACCAGATGCCTTTGACAAGGCCTTCACAGGCCAAAATATTGGCCACGGCTTTGGTTGGGGGCTTGCGGAAGACGGGAACCTTTACCTTACATTTGTCTATGACGACGCCCCCGCAGGCAAGGATGGCTGGAAAAGGGGCTGGAAAATCACCCGAGTCAATGGCAAGCCCATCGACGATTACAAAACAAACACTGGCTATAACTTCCAGCTAGGCCCTGCAGAAAGTGGTATCAGCAACACCTTTACGTTTGAATTGCCCGACGGGACGACCTCTACACGCACCAATAGCAAAGCGGCTTACCAAGCAAACTCCATTCTACATCAATCCACCATAGCTGTCAATGGCAAAAAAACTGGCTATCTAGTTTACAATAGCTTCAAGGCCACCGCAGGCCTTAAACCCACTCAAAGCACTGAGGTCGAGGAGGCTTTGAACAAGCTGGAAGAAGAGGGGATTTCAGAGCTGGTCATTGACTTGCGCTATAATGGGGGAGGTTCTGTCCGCGTGGCCGAGCAGCTTATGAACCGCATCATCCCTGGTGTCGCAGATGGCTCCATCATGTACACCGACCAGCACAACCATAACAAAAGGGAAATGAATGAACATGTCTATTTTAAGAAAAAAGGAAACTTGTCGCTCAACCGCATTTTCTTCATCACTTCGGAAGGTTCTGCCTCAGCCAGTGAACTCACAATCAACTGTCTCACTCCCTATATGGATGTCAAATTGGTCGGGCAAAAAACCTATGGCAAGCCTGTAGGAGCCTTTCCAATATCGGATTTTAACAAACACCTCAAAGAGCGTAACGTGGAGCTCGTCCCCATCACCTTCTCGACCGCCAATGCTGACGGCACAGCTTCCTACTTTGATGGTTTTCCGGTGGATTATGAAGCTATAGACGGCATATCATATGATTGGGGGGATCCGGCAGAGCCACGATTAGCGGCAGCTCTCCACTATATTGAGACAGGAAGCTTTCCAGCTCTGAGCCGAAAGAAACCCCTCCCCCCATCCTGGTTGATGATTGACGATTTTGAGGGACTGGAGAAAGAATTTCCGGTGTATTAA
- a CDS encoding TetR/AcrR family transcriptional regulator, which translates to MEKTTAKKPTKIDKRKKIIDAYKNYVLEHGKSPASVFKFTKELKMKEADFYAFFSSFTAVKRAVWQKIFQVTLSTLESQEIYKQYSSREKLLAFFYTWIEELKHNRSYLLVLYGTHQLPSHTLPQELQGFRDDFKEYVKGVLAEGEENDEIAKRPYLSDKYDEGLWLQVLFVFRFWIKDHSDGFEKTDEAIEKSVNLAFDLMGKSALDTFVDFAKFLYQAR; encoded by the coding sequence ATGGAAAAAACAACTGCAAAGAAGCCAACGAAAATTGACAAGCGAAAAAAAATCATTGATGCCTACAAGAACTATGTTTTGGAGCATGGTAAATCTCCTGCATCGGTCTTTAAATTTACCAAGGAACTTAAAATGAAAGAAGCGGATTTTTATGCATTTTTTTCCAGCTTTACTGCTGTCAAAAGAGCTGTGTGGCAAAAAATCTTTCAAGTCACCCTTTCTACCTTAGAGTCCCAAGAAATCTATAAACAATATTCTTCAAGGGAGAAGTTACTTGCTTTTTTCTACACTTGGATCGAGGAGTTAAAGCATAATAGGAGCTATTTGTTGGTGCTCTATGGAACTCATCAGCTGCCCAGCCATACATTGCCGCAAGAACTGCAGGGGTTCAGAGATGATTTTAAGGAGTATGTGAAAGGGGTACTTGCTGAGGGCGAGGAGAATGATGAAATCGCCAAGCGCCCTTACCTCAGTGATAAGTATGATGAAGGCTTATGGTTGCAGGTACTGTTTGTGTTTAGGTTTTGGATAAAAGACCATTCCGACGGTTTTGAAAAGACCGATGAAGCCATCGAAAAATCAGTAAACTTGGCTTTTGACCTGATGGGAAAGAGCGCTTTGGACACTTTTGTGGATTTTGCCAAATTCCTTTACCAAGCCCGTTAA